CCGAAGCGCGGCCATGTGTGCGGTGTAGACAGTTCTACCGAGCGGGGTCAGGGCCACCCAAGCGTGGATTCGAGAATTGAATGGCTCCTTGCGCAGCGTCACGTACCCCGCTTCCTGGAGGACCTTGAGCTGCTTGCTCAGCACCGAGTCGCTGACCCCGAGCCCGTCGCGGATGGCCGCGAACGACAGCGATTCGACGCCGCTGAGCTGGGCACAGATCTGGAGCCGGTTGATCGGGTGGATGGTCTCGTCGAGCCCTGATCTCATGCCGGCCGGCCAAGCTCCCGGGTGAGTACCGCGTCGAGTCGGCGGCCCAGGACGATCACCAGCACCATGACCAGGACCCCCACGGCGGCCATCGCGCCGCGCAGGTCGAGACCCCACTCGAGGACGAGCCCGACCAGGATCAGCGCGGGCACGAGGATCCCGATGACCAGGCTGATCCGGCGTGCACCGGGCGTGGCCTGGAACCGGTCCAGGGAGACCCCGGTGAAGTGCTTGGCCGCCAGGGTGACCAGGTAGGGGCCGAGGAACAGGCCGCCGACGACGCCGAAGGGGATCCAGTCCCAGCCGATCGACACCGAGGCGAAGGCGAAGAGCAGTGAGGCGCCGATGCCGACGTGGTACCACCAGGGCGCCACGGCCCGGCGGGCCACCTGCTCGCGTCCCTCGTCGACGTCGGCCAGTGCCTGGCGTGCCTCGTCGGGGGTGATCCGATTCATGTCCACATGTTCTCTTTCCATGATGGAAACTCTACCCTTTCTGTAATGGAAAGTCGACGATTTCGCGCTACCCGGTCAGGTCGGCCGGGGTCAGATCGGCCGGCACCGCGCCGAGCACCACGACGTGCCACAGCGCGCCGAACAGGTCGTGCGCCGCCGCGCTGAGATCCTCCGGCCGAGGCGCCCGCAGCAGCTCCGGCCGCCGCACCAGCCAGTGCAGCCCACGTCCCGCCGCGGTGGTGTGCCGCAGCGCGTCCGCCAGCGCCGCCGGCGAGTCGAAGGCCGACAACAGTTGCGCGGAGCAGTACCGGCGGACCGCCTCCACCTCCTCGACCGGCGGCGGCTCGGCGATCAGGGCACCCACCTCGGCCCGTACGTCCGCCACCGCCTGCCCGAGCGCCTCGCGCGGAACGGCCAGCCGCACCGACGCCCGCCGGTGCCCGGCCAGCACGTCGCGCCGCGCGAGCAGCACGTGGTCGGCGCGGCCCAGCCGTCGGCACCGGGCCACCAACCGGGCCTCGGTGTACCCGCCCAGCAACGCCGTCGTCAGGTAGCGGGCCGCCTCCGGCGACCCCTCGTCCGGCTCCCGTCCGCTGAGACTCAGATGCGCGACGTCCCCACCGGGCTCCCGCAGCACGAGCAGCTCCGGCTCGCCGCGCAGGTCGGGGGCCACCGGCGTCGCGGCGTCCCCGACCCAATCCACGAGCGGTGCCGCCACGTTGGCCAGCACGGTCACGGCATCCGCCGGGGCGACCACGACCAGCGTGGCCCCGGCCGGACGGAACACGTGACGATGCAGGACGGTCATCTCGGTCGGTGGGGCCGCCGACGCCTCGGCCCCCGCCCAGCGTCGGCGCAGCGCCTCATCCATCCGCTGCTGCGGCGAGGGCGGCACGCTGCGACGTACCGGCAACGGCCGCCACGCGGGCAGCGGACCGGGGTTCAGGACATCTCTCACCACGGACATCAGCGCGGCCAGGCGCGTGACCGGCACCCAGCCACTCAGGTCCGCCCACTGCCCGTCCTGGGACAGGTGCAGGCCACCACCGAGCGTCGCGGCCCGGCCCGCCGCGTCGGCCTGCGCGCTCAGGGCCCGCAACAGGAAGTCGACCCGGTCGGGAAACCCCCAGCCGTACGGGCCCAGCGGCACCCGCAGCCGGATCTCCGCCAGCTCTCCCCGGTGATCCGGCACCGCGACCACCCGCAGCCCGTTGTCCAGGCACACCTCGCGCGCCCCGCCGAGCGCCGGCGGCACCGGCTCACCCAGCGCCGGCGGCACCAGCGGGCCGGCAGCGGTGACACCCAACTCCGCGGCGCTGCGCAGCGGGCCGCCGCTGGGCGCCGGCGGCACCGCGACCGGCCGGGGCGCCGGTGCGGGCGGCGTCCGCGTGGTGACTGGAGGACCCGCCACGAGCAGGGCGCGGGGTTCCCCGGCCAGGGTGTGCGCGGCCCGCGCCACCTGCCCGGCGGACGTGTCGCTGATCAGTCGGGGCAGCTCATAGACCAGCTCGGCCCGGCCGAACAGCAGCTCGAAACGGCCCAGGGCGCGGCAACGGTCCACGAGCCCCGCATGCTGACGGCGGTGCTCACCGGACAACTCCTGCGCCGCCCGACGCACCCGGCCCCGGTCGAGGGTGGAATCATCCAGCCGCCCCCACTCGGCCAACAGGTCCGCGACGAAATCGTCCGGGGTGAGGTCGCCCGGGAGCACGGAGGTGACCACGAAGGCGTCCGGCGCCAACGTGTCCAGCGGCCCGAAGAACCCGCACCCGGCGCTGGTGCGTACGGCGGCCCGCTCCGATCGCCAACGGCTGGTGAGCCGGGCCAGCACCATGTGCGCGACGTAGTCGGTCAGGGCCAGGTGCGGATCCGGTAGCCGGTAGCCCAACGCCACCGCCGTCCGCGTCGCCCCCTCGACCGACTGCTCGGCCACCCGGTGCTCGCCCGGCGGCGGCTCGGCTACGTCGCGGGACGCGACACCGGCCCGGGCCGGCACCACACCGAAGTGCCGCTCGACGAGCGGCCACACCTGATCCGGGGCGTGCGGCGTGACGATCGTCAGCACCGCGCCCGACGGCACGTAGTGGGCGTCGAAGAACGCGGCGCAGTCGTCCACCGTCAGGTCGGCCAGCCGGCTCACCTCGCCGTACCCGTCGTGGGCGTTGGCGAACGAGCCGAACATGACCGCCGGCAGCCCTGGCCACGGCAGGTTGCCGTACAACCGGCTGTCGCGCATCACCTGGATCTCCCGGCCCACCTCGACGAGCTGGGTCGCCAACTCCCCGTCGGTGAACGCCGGTGCGCGCAGCCGATCCGCCTCACGGAACAACGCCTGCTCCAGGGCCTCGGCCGGGAGCACCTGGTAGTAGTCGGTGTAGTCGGCGTGCGTGGTGCCGTTCGCCGTGCCACCGAGCGGGTGCAGGTCGTCGTAGAAGCTTCCCGAGGGCAGACTCTCACTGCCCCGGAACATCAGGTGCTCCACCAGGTGGGCGAGCCCCTCCTGACCGGGCAGCTCCGACCGGAACCCGGTGGCGTGATGCACGCTCACGGCGCAACGCGGCGTCGGCCAGTGGGGGAGCAGCACCACCCGCAGCCCGTTCGACAGTCTGCGACGGTGCAGTCGACGGAGGTTCGAGGACCCGGGCGGGACGGTCATGATTCTTCCTCAGGAGGACAGCAGGTACCGGGCGAAACCCGTGTACCTGGCGAAGACGTCCGACTCCCAGCCGACATAGGCCGTGTAGTCGTGGATGTGCAGCAACACCCGGAAGGCGACCCACTCCTGCCACCGGTCAACTAGGTCGCGCCCGTACCCGTCGAGCAGCGCGGTGATCAGCCGCTGCCAGGCCGGGCGGTCACCACCGCGATACCACTGGAGCTCGACCAGCTCGCCCAGCACCCAACCGAGGTCGTACTCCCACGGGGCGGCGCAGAGGTCCTCACCGATCAGCGCGTCCGCCTCGGTGGGATCCGCCTCGGCGGGCACCAGCGAGCCGAGACCGGGTGCGCCGTGACACAACACGGCCGGCGCGGTCGCGATCCGCTCGGTGTACGCCCGGATCCGTCGCAGGGCGTCGACGCCGAGCCGGGGGAGCAGGAGAGACTCGGCGTACGCCGTCCTCGGCTGCGGCGACCGCCCGTCCAGCCAGGTGGTGAGCCGGGTGAACCCGCGCGGGCGGCTCGTGCCGACCCCCGCCGGTACGGGTTGGTCATGCAGGTGACGCAGGGCCCTGCCGAGCCCGTGCAGGATCGGCACGAGAGCGTCGTCCGGGCCGTCGCGGAGCAGTCGCCCGGCCACCGCGTGGTCGCCGCGCACGTGGTACGTCCGCGCGTCGCCGTCGGGCACACCGGCCACCCAGCGCACCGGACCCGGTGCGGGCAGCGCCACGACGACGTCGTCGACCGCCGGGACGAACGGTGTCGGCGCCAGCGTGCCGATGCTGCGTCGCCACTGGTAACCGCCGACCGGCAGTGGTCGGACCGTGGTGCGCAGCAGCTCGGTGCCGAAGTCGCGCCCCGCCGGTGCAATCGTCGCCACCGTCATGCCGCTGCCCCACCAGCCAGAACCGCCTCGACACCACCGAGCAGGCCCAGGCGACGCTCCTCGAGCCGGCGCAGGGCCTCCGGCAGCGGGGGGCACACCCAACCGTCGTCGCGGCCCGTGGTGAGGCTGCGCGCGGGCATCGGTGGTACGAGGGCGACGTTGCGCTGCTGCGCCAGCGTCGCCCAGTGTCGTTGGAACGCCGGGCTGTCCAGCCCGCCCGGCGGCAGCGCCGGCGCCAGGCCGATGGCCGCGCTGGTGCAGTGCAGCGTCAACAGGGCCGGGGAATCCGCGAGACCCAGAGCGAACCGGGCCACGAAGTGGAAGGTCGCCGGGTACACCAGGACGGCGTCGGCCCACTCGGCATGCTCGACGTGCCGGGCCCGCGTGCAGTCCTCCCACGCGTCGACGACCACCGGGTGATCGGTCCGCAGGGCGAGCGCGTCGCGGGTGACGAAGCGCAGGGCACTGCGGGTCGCCACCACGGCGACGTCGAGGTCGGCGTACGTGTCGCGGAGCCAGTTCAACCAGTTGGGCACGTTGCTGGCCGAGGCCGAGCCGGTGACCACGAGCAGCAGCCGTCGCAGGTGCAGCTCCGGCGCCTGGAGGAACTCCGGCGGGGGCGGGGCACTCATGGTGCCGTCTCCCCGAGGACGGTCTCCAGCTCGCCGAGGGTCCGCCGCGAACCGTACGTGGCGCACACACCGGACATGTTCAGCACGACCTCGTCGACGCCCGCCGCGACGAACTCCTTGATGCCCAGCGCCAGCTCGGCCGGGTCGCCGTAGAGGAAGGCACCCCCGTCGATCAGGGCCCGGCCGCTGGCTTGCGCGTCCGCGGCCACGTCCACGGAGATCCCCGACCGCTGCAACATGTCGCGGTAGTGCGGCAGACGCATGTGCCCGGAGTTGCTGGCCAGCGCCAAAGCGACGGGGTCACGGTCGGCCTGGCGCAGCGCCATCGGCACGACGGCGACCAGCCGTGGCGTGGGTCGTCCGGCCCGTTCGGCCCCCCGGCGTAGCGCCGGGAGCACGGTGTCGCGCAGGTACGCGGCGGGCGTGAGCCAGGTGATCGCCACGTCGGCGACCTCTCCGGCCAGCTCCGCCATCCGTGGCCGCAGCACGCCCAGGCCGATCTCCACGACCGGACGGGGGTAGCGGGCCAGCTGCATCCCGCAGTGGAAGTACTCCCCTTCGAGGTGCACCTCGCCGCGCTCCAACAGCGACCGCACGATTGTCGCGTACTCGCGTACCGCGCCGAGCTGGCTGCGGTACGGCGCGCCCAGCACCCCTCGTTGCAGGGCCGCCGCGCCGGGTCCGAAACCGGCCACGAACCGGTGACCGGTGGTGGCCGCCAGGGTCTGCGCCCGCAGGGCGGCGTCGTACGGGTGCAGGAACGGCATCAGGTTGACCGAGGTGCCCATCGGCACCCGGAAACCGCTGGCCGCGGCGTGGGCGAAGCTGACGTGGGTGTCGCCGACGTTGCCCTGGCCCTGCCAGAGACAGGACGCCGACCACTGGGTGAGCGCGGCGAACGGCAGGAGCTGTTCGGGACGCTGCGGCGCGAACGGCATCATGATCGAGTACGCGGTCATCAGTTCACTCCCGTCCCGACGAGCAACTGCCCCCGGACCAGGTCGGTGTAGTCAGGGCAGGTCTGCACCAGGTTGTCGTGCGACCCCTGACCGATCACCGCTCCGGCCTGCATGACCACGACGTGGTCGGCGTGGCGGATCGTGGAGATGCGGTGCGCGACCACGACCACCGCCCGGGTCGCGGCGATCTCGTCGATCAGGTCCCGGAGTCGCTGCTCGTTGATGCTGTCCAGATGCGACGACGGTTCGTCGAGGAGCACGAGTGGCGCCTCGCTGAGCAGGGCGCGGGCGATGGCGAGGCGCTGCCGCTGGCCGCCGGAGAGGTCCACACCACCGGCGAGCACCGTGTCCAGCCCGTCGGGCAGACGTCGGATGTCGTCGGCCAGGCCGACCCGGTGCAGCGCCGACATCAGGTCCCCGTCGGAGTACGCGCTGTCGCCGCGGCCCAGGGTCAGGTTGCGACGCACGGTGTCCTGCACCGAGCTGGAACCCTGGTCGACGAAGGCGATCCGGCCGCGCAGCTCGTCGAGCGACCACTGCCGGACGTCGTTGCCGAACACGCGGATGCTGCCGTCGGTGACGTCGGCGAAGCGCTGGATCAGCTCCATCGCGGTCGTCTTGCCGGCGCCGGAGAGACCCACCACGGCGGTGAGGCCCCGCGCCGGCACCTCGAACGACACGTCACGCAGGATCGGCTCCGTGCCGTAGCGGAACCCGACGTTGTCGAACCGCACCGCCGGCGCGGACGCCGCCGGGCTCTGCGGCGCCGGCAGCGCCTCGTCCGGACCGGCCTCCTGCGGCATCGCGAACAGGCCGGTGAAGCGGTCGCGGGCCACGGCGCCCATCTTCAGTGCCGTGACACCAGCCGCGATCATCATGAACGGGCCGGTGAGCTGGAGCAGGTAGAGCAGGAACGCGACGAAGTCGGCGAGGCTGAGCCCGCCCGCCACGACCCGGGCGCCACCGCCACTGACGACCGCGACCAGGGCGATCTGCTGCCCCAGGTTGACCACGGGGGTCATCAACGCCTCCATCCGCGCGGCGTCGATCTCCCGGCGGGCGACCGTGTCGGCCTGCCCCGCGAGATCCGCGGTCACGCTCGCCTCCGCCCGGTACGCCTTGATCACCTTGATCGAGTCGACCGCGGTGACGAAGCGCTGGGCGAGGGACCCGGTGGTCTCCTGCACGGCGGCGTAACTGCGCCGCAGGCGCCGCACCACGCCCACGATCAGAGCGGCGGCGACCAGGAACGCGGCGAGCGTCATCGCCAACAGCACCCAGTCGAGGAAACCCATGATCACCAGCGTGCCGACGGCCGTGAGACCGGCGATGGGCAGCTGGATCGGGCCGACGTCGATCAGCTTCTTGACCCGGGAGGTGTCCGCCGTGATGCGGCTGACGAGGTTGCCGCTGCCCTCCCGGCGTACGTCGGCGAGGGGCAGCCGCAGGACGTGGCCCATCGTGCGTACCCGCAACCGGCAGATCATCTGCTGACCGAGGCGGGACAACAGGAACGTGGCGAGCGCGTTGGACAGCGCCGCGCCGAGCCCGAAGACGATCAGCAGCACCGTCCATCGCTGGGTGCTGCCCTCGCCGAGGGCGGCGATCAGTTGGCCGACGGCCCACGGCAGGGCCAGGGTGCCCGCGGTGGAAACCAGCGCCAGCAGGCCGATCAACACCATGGTCGGCGGATTCGCCGTGACGAGGTCGCGCAGCAGACGCAGTGGGCGGTCCGGCTGGCGCTCGCCGGCGAGGACAGGAGTTCGCGAAGTACGCACGGGATTCTGCCTTTCGACTCGGTCAGTGGCCGACGAACTCGAGCAGGGTCCGGACCGCCGTGTCGGGTCCGCGCCAGGAGAGCCGGAGACCCGCGGCTCCGGCCAGTCGCTCGATGTCCTCGGCGGTACGGGTGGGCGCGGGCATCATCGAACGCAGCCGCAACTCGGAGCCGGCGCCGCCGACGGGCATGGCGATGTCGGCGACCAGTACCTTGCCGGTCGCCCCGGCCGCCTCGGCGCAACGCTTGAGGATCAGGATCGCGTCGTCGTCCGACCAGTCCGCGAGGATGGCGGAGAGCAGATAGACGTCGTGGCCCTCCGGCAGCGGGTCGAGGAAACTGCCTTCGACCGCGGTGCACCGGTCCGCCACCTCGCTGCGCGCGAAGCGCCGACCCGCCTCAGCCGACACGTTCTTCAGATCCAGCAACGTGCCGCGCAGGTGGGCGTGTGCCCGGACCAGGGCGAGGGTCAGGTTGCCCAGGTGACCGCCGACGTCGACGAAGCTCCGCACGCCGCCCCAGTCGTACCCGGACACGACGATGCCCGCGTCCCAGTGCAGGTCCATCCGGTCCGCAGCCTCACCCTGCTCCCGCCACTCGGCGACGAAGGCCGGGTCGTTGTTGACGGCATCCCAGTAGTCGCGGCCGAACTCGGCCACGTAGCCGGGCCGTCCGGTGCGTACGGTGTGGTCGAGCCGCAGCAGGGACAGGCCGCTGCTGCCGAACATCCCGTCGTTGCGCAACATCGCGCGCACGCTCTGCGGGTGGTCGGAACGCAGCGGCTCGGCGAGGGCGGTGAGGGCGTACCCGCCGTTCTCGTCGCGGTCGAGCAACTCGAT
The nucleotide sequence above comes from Micromonospora luteifusca. Encoded proteins:
- a CDS encoding LLM class flavin-dependent oxidoreductase; this encodes MTAYSIMMPFAPQRPEQLLPFAALTQWSASCLWQGQGNVGDTHVSFAHAAASGFRVPMGTSVNLMPFLHPYDAALRAQTLAATTGHRFVAGFGPGAAALQRGVLGAPYRSQLGAVREYATIVRSLLERGEVHLEGEYFHCGMQLARYPRPVVEIGLGVLRPRMAELAGEVADVAITWLTPAAYLRDTVLPALRRGAERAGRPTPRLVAVVPMALRQADRDPVALALASNSGHMRLPHYRDMLQRSGISVDVAADAQASGRALIDGGAFLYGDPAELALGIKEFVAAGVDEVVLNMSGVCATYGSRRTLGELETVLGETAP
- a CDS encoding M16 family metallopeptidase produces the protein MTVPPGSSNLRRLHRRRLSNGLRVVLLPHWPTPRCAVSVHHATGFRSELPGQEGLAHLVEHLMFRGSESLPSGSFYDDLHPLGGTANGTTHADYTDYYQVLPAEALEQALFREADRLRAPAFTDGELATQLVEVGREIQVMRDSRLYGNLPWPGLPAVMFGSFANAHDGYGEVSRLADLTVDDCAAFFDAHYVPSGAVLTIVTPHAPDQVWPLVERHFGVVPARAGVASRDVAEPPPGEHRVAEQSVEGATRTAVALGYRLPDPHLALTDYVAHMVLARLTSRWRSERAAVRTSAGCGFFGPLDTLAPDAFVVTSVLPGDLTPDDFVADLLAEWGRLDDSTLDRGRVRRAAQELSGEHRRQHAGLVDRCRALGRFELLFGRAELVYELPRLISDTSAGQVARAAHTLAGEPRALLVAGPPVTTRTPPAPAPRPVAVPPAPSGGPLRSAAELGVTAAGPLVPPALGEPVPPALGGAREVCLDNGLRVVAVPDHRGELAEIRLRVPLGPYGWGFPDRVDFLLRALSAQADAAGRAATLGGGLHLSQDGQWADLSGWVPVTRLAALMSVVRDVLNPGPLPAWRPLPVRRSVPPSPQQRMDEALRRRWAGAEASAAPPTEMTVLHRHVFRPAGATLVVVAPADAVTVLANVAAPLVDWVGDAATPVAPDLRGEPELLVLREPGGDVAHLSLSGREPDEGSPEAARYLTTALLGGYTEARLVARCRRLGRADHVLLARRDVLAGHRRASVRLAVPREALGQAVADVRAEVGALIAEPPPVEEVEAVRRYCSAQLLSAFDSPAALADALRHTTAAGRGLHWLVRRPELLRAPRPEDLSAAAHDLFGALWHVVVLGAVPADLTPADLTG
- a CDS encoding flavoprotein gives rise to the protein MSAPPPPEFLQAPELHLRRLLLVVTGSASASNVPNWLNWLRDTYADLDVAVVATRSALRFVTRDALALRTDHPVVVDAWEDCTRARHVEHAEWADAVLVYPATFHFVARFALGLADSPALLTLHCTSAAIGLAPALPPGGLDSPAFQRHWATLAQQRNVALVPPMPARSLTTGRDDGWVCPPLPEALRRLEERRLGLLGGVEAVLAGGAAA
- a CDS encoding transcriptional regulator, with translation MRSGLDETIHPINRLQICAQLSGVESLSFAAIRDGLGVSDSVLSKQLKVLQEAGYVTLRKEPFNSRIHAWVALTPLGRTVYTAHMAALREIAEGHAAHPPTGPH
- a CDS encoding methyltransferase encodes the protein MTEIPPFQQLLTMTDLLVPAAVRAAATLGIADHVAAGATTADEIARRAGSAPDVTDMLLRYLVDIELLDRDENGGYALTALAEPLRSDHPQSVRAMLRNDGMFGSSGLSLLRLDHTVRTGRPGYVAEFGRDYWDAVNNDPAFVAEWREQGEAADRMDLHWDAGIVVSGYDWGGVRSFVDVGGHLGNLTLALVRAHAHLRGTLLDLKNVSAEAGRRFARSEVADRCTAVEGSFLDPLPEGHDVYLLSAILADWSDDDAILILKRCAEAAGATGKVLVADIAMPVGGAGSELRLRSMMPAPTRTAEDIERLAGAAGLRLSWRGPDTAVRTLLEFVGH
- a CDS encoding ABC transporter ATP-binding protein, whose product is MRTSRTPVLAGERQPDRPLRLLRDLVTANPPTMVLIGLLALVSTAGTLALPWAVGQLIAALGEGSTQRWTVLLIVFGLGAALSNALATFLLSRLGQQMICRLRVRTMGHVLRLPLADVRREGSGNLVSRITADTSRVKKLIDVGPIQLPIAGLTAVGTLVIMGFLDWVLLAMTLAAFLVAAALIVGVVRRLRRSYAAVQETTGSLAQRFVTAVDSIKVIKAYRAEASVTADLAGQADTVARREIDAARMEALMTPVVNLGQQIALVAVVSGGGARVVAGGLSLADFVAFLLYLLQLTGPFMMIAAGVTALKMGAVARDRFTGLFAMPQEAGPDEALPAPQSPAASAPAVRFDNVGFRYGTEPILRDVSFEVPARGLTAVVGLSGAGKTTAMELIQRFADVTDGSIRVFGNDVRQWSLDELRGRIAFVDQGSSSVQDTVRRNLTLGRGDSAYSDGDLMSALHRVGLADDIRRLPDGLDTVLAGGVDLSGGQRQRLAIARALLSEAPLVLLDEPSSHLDSINEQRLRDLIDEIAATRAVVVVAHRISTIRHADHVVVMQAGAVIGQGSHDNLVQTCPDYTDLVRGQLLVGTGVN